One genomic segment of Sphingorhabdus sp. M41 includes these proteins:
- a CDS encoding DUF4402 domain-containing protein, producing MWNNQRSADCGHVSGAAAIFALGVGSLMIGIAPASARSARSQVSAEIEVPLTIRKLNDMNFGDVAPGSGESRLLMSNNGSIDVLGTATHLGGSIAQAAFEITGPPNGWVSCNFGLPTIELTNGSGDTMTVEHFTFHGYQRLSSQGRRKMRASGDLVVAPNQAPGDYVGEFDVTIDFQ from the coding sequence ATGTGGAACAACCAACGTTCAGCCGATTGCGGGCATGTCTCGGGCGCAGCAGCTATATTTGCCCTGGGCGTCGGCTCGCTCATGATCGGCATTGCCCCCGCCAGCGCACGAAGCGCGCGCAGCCAGGTTTCGGCCGAGATTGAAGTGCCGCTGACGATCCGGAAGCTGAACGACATGAACTTTGGTGATGTGGCGCCGGGCAGCGGAGAAAGCCGCCTGCTGATGAGCAACAATGGTTCGATCGACGTTCTGGGCACGGCAACGCATCTGGGTGGAAGCATTGCCCAGGCGGCTTTTGAAATTACCGGTCCACCGAACGGCTGGGTCTCGTGCAACTTTGGTTTACCGACGATTGAACTCACCAATGGTTCGGGGGACACGATGACCGTCGAACATTTCACTTTCCATGGCTATCAGCGCCTTAGCAGCCAGGGGCGTCGCAAAATGCGCGCCTCGGGCGACCTTGTCGTGGCTCCGAACCAGGCGCCGGGTGATTATGTCGGTGAATTTGATGTCACCATCGATTTTCAGTGA